One Bos javanicus breed banteng chromosome 9, ARS-OSU_banteng_1.0, whole genome shotgun sequence DNA window includes the following coding sequences:
- the DYNLT1 gene encoding dynein light chain Tctex-type 1 — MEDYQAAEETAFVVDEVSNIVKEAIESAIGGNAYQHSKVNQWTTNVVEQTLSQLTKLGKPFKYIVTCVIMQKNGAGLHTASSCFWDSSTDGSCTVRWENKTMYCIVSAFGLSI; from the exons ATGGAAGACTACCAGGCCGCCGAGGAG ACTGCTTTTGTTGTTGATGAAGTGAGCAACATCGTAAAAGAG GCCATAGAAAGCGCCATCGGTGGCAACGCCTATCAGCACAGCAAAGTCAATCAGTGGACCACAAACGTAGTGGAGCAGACCTTAAGCCAACTCACCAAGCTGGGGAAGCCATTTAAGTACATCG tgaCCTGTGTGATCATGCAGAAGAATGGAGCGGGCCTGCACACAGCAAGCTCGTGCTTCTGGGACAGCTCCACCGATG GGAGCTGCACCGTGCGATGGGAGAACAAGACCATGTACTGCATCGTCAGCGCCTTCGGCCTGTCCATCTGA